The DNA segment GCTAGGTAGAAGATTATAGAAGCTATTACCGCCACTACACCTAGCTTGGCAAAGTCCACTATATAGTAGTAATAGGTTCTGGTCGCGTGTGTGCTTCCGGCCCCCACCGACATAGCCAACACCGTCAAAAATATTACCACTTACTAGTGGTAATATTGGTTTTTACTAACCACTCGGGAGACAGTCGGCAAGGATCTTGTCTACGCTGCTAGGCGCCCTAGGGATTGAGGCCTCCGTGTATATGCCAGTGTTTAAAGTCTAACTCCTGTTACTACTTTCAAGTGGTAATAGTGTTGCTCAGAGCCGCGATAAGGGGTGCGGGGTACACTCAGGGCAAGGTTGTGTTGAGAAACGTTGAAGTTAGTGTTGAGAAGGGAGAGGTTATCATGATAGCCGGGCCCTCAGGCTCGGGAAAGACCACATTCTTCCTAGCATCCACCGGGGTCTTGACAAACCTGTTGCAGGGCTGGGTCGAGGGCAGCGTATCGCTAGGTGGGGTTAACCCGCTGTCGCCCAGCGGATTCAACGAGGTCCCCAGGCTTGTCGGCGTTGTGCTGCAAGATCCAGAAAAACAGGTGGCTATGCCCACTCCATATGACGAGGTCGCCTTCACACTAGAGAACCTCGGCTTCGGGGATATTGAAGAGAGGACTATGAAGATGCTTAGGGAGGTAGGCTTGTCTGGCAAGGAGTTCCACAGCATAGAGGACCTCTCTGGCGGTGAGAAGCGGAGGGTGACAATAGCAGCGGCTATAGCTCACGACCCAGACTACCTGTTGCTCGACGAGCCTACAGCGAGCCTCGACCCATGGGCGATAGCCAGCGTCAGAGGGTTCGTCGCGGAGATGAAGAATAGGGGTAAGCACGTTGTGGTTATAGAGCATAAGGCACGCTACTTCCTGGACCTGGTCGACCGCGTTATAGTAATTAGGGACGGATCCATGGCCTACGAGTCTCCTGGCACAGGGGCGGACGTAAAACTTCTGGAGAAGCTTGGCGTGGACGCGGGAGAACCTAGTGTTGCTGAGGGTAGGAGTGTCTGCGAGGAGCCTATAGCCTCCGCACGTAGACTTGTAGCGGGCTATAGAGGGGGCTACACAGTCGAGGTACCGGAGTTCGAGGCTTGTAGGGGGGAGGTTGTTGCTATAGTTGGCCCCAACGGCTCAGGCAAGACTACTCTACTTAAAACGTTGGCTGGCCTGCTAAAGCCTATTGAGGGCAGGGTTAGCGTTAAAGGCAGGAGCTTCTACGTGCCTCAGGTTCCGGACTACGTTTTCGTAGCACCAACGCTGGAGCGGGAGGTGGCTGAGGCTAGGGTCAGGGGCGGCGGCGATCCTGAAAGACTGCTCTCCAGATTCTCCTGGTATAGAGCTTTGAAGAACTCTTCACCCTACAGCCTTAGCCACGGGCAGAGGAGGATTGTGGGTCTAGCGGTGGCCCTGGCGTATAGGCCAAAACTAGCTCTTCTAGACGAGCCGACTACAGGGCTCGACAAGAGTGCCTACGAGAGTGTGCGATCCGCCATGCTAGAGCTGTCTACTGACTCTGCCGTTGTGGTGGCCACCCACGACGTTAGGCTTGTGGCCGACACGGCCGATAGGGTGTATATGGTTAGGGAAGGAATAGTCTCGGAGGTCGATAAGCGCAGGGCTGTTGAGGCTATGGAGGAGGCCTGGAGGCACTGGGGTTGAAGGCGGTGGCCAGGCTTAAACCTAGGCCATGGGCTCTCTTCATCTATGGCGTTCTAGTGACCGTTATAGCTATAGTGGGGAGTGGGAGGGAGCTGCTGGCTACATTCCTAATCACAGGCGTGCCGGGCTTTTTGCTAGGCCTCGCTCGATATAGGTTTCTAGTGCTCCTAATACCGCTAACAGTCATTGGCACCTTCCTCAACGCCCTAGCAATATACTATACAGGGCTCGCCAGGGAGCCGGGAGAGGTGGTGGCTAAGATCTGGGTAGTCGAGATACCCCAGTTCGCGGTGGAGACGACGGCTGTTATAGCGTTGAGAGTCTTCAGCTTTGCCGGCGCCGGGCTCCTCCTCGTCTCACTGGTAAGCCCTAGAGATGCCTTGAGGAGCCTTACCGAGGAGCTAGGGCTACCTAAGGGGTTGGCCTTCAGCCTTGCCTTCGCCCTCAGACTCTTCCCTCTGATAAGGAGGGATCTGAGCGAGGTCATGGCAGTTAGGAGGCTGCGGGGCTACAGGACCATACCCATCTCGCCAGGCGACTACATGTCGATAATAGCTCCTCTCTTAAACGTCTCCCTGGAGAGGGCCGTCTGGGTGGGGATATCCGCGGAGTTAAGGGGGTTTAGGCTGAGACGTGTGAAGAGGAGGCTGGTTTTAGGCCTGCCAGAGGCAGTTTTAGCAGTTCTGCTCGCCGTGCAGGCTGCGGCGCTCTTTGTGCTGTGACGCGTTTTGACCTAGAAGTGGAGCCTCTTCCACTCCCCCCTAATGGCGGTGTCCAGCAAGCCCAGTATAGTCCCCCTGTACATGAACTCCGAGATTATGGGGTTCTTGGCCCTGTAGGCTTTACCAGCGTTTTCAAGCTTGTCTGCGAGAAGCCTCATGAGCTCCTCCGCGTCACCCCCGCCTCTCGAAACATACTCGACAGCTTCCCTGATCCACCTTATAATATCCTCCCTATGCCACCTCAAGTATTCCATGCCCTCTCCTCTTACGCCATAGTGGGCGAACGCCAGCCTCTCCGGCCTGAACCTCGCCATCGCCTCCAGACTATTTACATACTCCACCGGCTTGAAGGGGGGAGGTGTTGTGGGGAACTCTATCAACGTTCCGTCATCGTCCTGCAGGGAGACGCCAGCCGAGTCTCCCGTGAACATGATATTCCCCTCGGGCAGGTAGAAGCTCATATGGTGCGATGCATGGCCCGGCGTGTAGATAACGTGCAGCCTAACCCCCTCGAAGAGTTCGAGGACCTCCCCGTCACCAGGCACTACGATTTTATTCTCCGGCACAGGCTCTGGCTTGCCGAAGAAGTCTGCATAGTCTCCGAGAAACTGTTTTGACGCCTGCCAGAGCCTCTCGGGATCAGCCATGTGGCGGGCGCCTCTGGGGTGGACGAAGACGGCTTCCACGGTTTCCAGGCTACGCACTATGCTGCCAGCTGCGCTAGCGTGGTCGAGGTGTATATGGGTGAGTATAACATATTTCAGCCTGACCCCCATAGATCGTATCTCCTCGCCGACTCGACTCCAGGAGGTCTTTGGCCCGCTGTCAATCATAGCGGCTTCGCCATCCGGCGATACTAGTATGTAGCTGCCCATCTTCCCCGAGAACGGGTCGGGCGTTGTGTCTATAATTTTCACCTCAACCAACACGGGGTCCCCGCTGGATAGGGTTGCAGGTTTGGGGTCTAAGCCTTTCACCGTAGCGCTATATAAGCCTATTAGCAGGCTAGAACCACTTAATTTCAACTCTACATAGTATACAGTGGTATCAAGGGGCCCGAAGGAGTTGCCCGGGGAGAGAGTAAGGCTTGCTAAAGCTCTACTAGACCTGGCCAGGTCAACGCTCAAGAGCGTGTGGAGCGATATGGCGGCTGGAGACTATAGATGGGTTATACTAAAGTCGTGGAGAGCGGCAAAGGAGGCTCTGCTATCGCTCTCGTACAGTGGCATAGCTGAGGGGCCTGTTGACGAGGACCTCTCCGGGCTCTACGCTCTGCTATACAACTCGTGCCCCTCGATAGAGTGGAGCGACGTGGCACTCCTAGACTATGCGCGCACCCTTGTTGAGGACCTAGGGCTCTACATGATATTCTACTCGGCGGGGCCCGGGCCCAGAAGAAAGGATGGGATCCAGTCTCTCGAGGCATCTGTTAGGATAGTGGAGTCCGCCGTGCGATGTATCGAAGAGCCATTATCAGGAGCTAGTCCCACAGCAGGCATACCATTCCCGCTAGATGCTCTCAGGAGGAAGATATCTACATTCAGCGGGGGTAGGGTCACTGTTGTTAGATCGGGGAGAAAACTCTATATTATAACTGCTGAGATGCCCGACGATATAGTGGGTAGGATAGAGCTTGTGAGGGGAATAGAGGCTCCCCTAGGCTTCCAGGTACTACCTCTGGCCGCCGAAGAAGCCTACAGTTACGTTAACCTACCCTGGACGGCTCTCGAGGACGTTGAGGTTGTGAGAGACGACCTGGGTCTAGGCCAGTTCTTCGAGGTTAGATCTGTAAACCAAGGCCACGCGATCTTTTAGAATCGAACTGGCGATAAACACTCGGATTTTAAGGAAGGAAGTAGGAAACGTAAGATTTTGGTTTCCCCGCTGAGATGTGTATTCTTTTGTCTTGGTAGGACCCATACTCTCTCCGCCTATACGGCTTCTTTAGCCTGAGCTTTTTGGGCGGTGGGAGCGGGTGCTCCCGGCCTTGGGTGGTGTGAGGTGGGGCCATAGCCGGTGAAAACCATGCTACTATAGAAACAGGGTGATGCGGTTATGGGAAACAGTTTGTTCTAGGATTCTAGTCGTTCTAGGCTCCTCTACTTAAACCGGTAAAAGGTGCTGGATTTGGAGATACTTCTCGCGGCCTGTCCCTTTAGCTGGGCTAGAATTTAAGGCCGAAGGCCTGCCTGACGAGCTGTCTGACTATTGTCAGCCTCTGTATCTCGTTTGTACCCTCGTAAATCGTCGTTATTATGGCGTCTCTTAGGTACCTTTCAACACCGGTCTCAGGGTCTACTCCATAGCCCCCGTGGATCTGTATGGCCTGCCTCGCTATCCACTCAGCGGCCTCTGTTGCGAAGGCCTTCGCGAGGCTGGCTGCTACTATAAACTCTCTTTTGCCTTTATCAGCCAGCGTGGCCGCCCAGTAAGTGAGGAGGCGTGCCGCCTCTAGCTTCATATACATGTTAGCAAGCTTGTCTATTATCATCTGGAACTGTATCAGAGGCTGCCCAAACACCTCCCTTTGGAGCGCGTAGTTTAGGGCTTTCTCGAACGTGGCCTGCGCTATGCCCACAGCCTGGGCCGCTATACCTATCCTTGTGTAGTCGTATGTCGACACTATTACCTTGAAACCTTCGTTCTCATTTCCAACCAAGTTCTCGGCGGGGACTTTAACATCCTCTAGTATAACCTCGTAAGGCTGCTCGCCCCTCATGCCAAGAACCTTAAACTGCTGCCCTATTTTAAGACCGGGCATATCCTTCTCAACTATAAACACGCTTATCCCCCACCACCTCTTATCCTCCCTCGGCGGGCTGGTCCTGGCGGATACTACGAGGTAGTCGGCATCCTTGGCACCGCTTATGAAGACCTTTCTACCGTTTATCACGTAATGGTCGTTAACCTTGCGGGCAGTCGACCTTATCCCCGCTACGTCGCTCCCCCCAGTGGGCTCTGTGTTGGCGTGCGCGCCCCTCGCCTTCCCTTGTGCTATAGGGGTCACATACTTCCTCTTCTGATCCTCCGTCCCGAAGAGGAGTATAGGGACAGCGAAGAGGTGGTTAACCCCTATAGTCACGCCTAGCGCGGGAACAGCTCTCGCTATCTCCTCCGTCAAAAGAGCAGTCATAAGATGGCCTCCACCCTGGCCGCCATACTCCTCAGGTATACCTACGCCGAAGATTCCGAGCTCTGCAGCCTCTTTTAGTATCTCCTCTGGTATTCTATTAGTCTCCTTAATCTCCCTCCAGCGAGGCAAAACCTTAGACTCTACGAACTCCCTTATAGACTTCCTAAACAGCTCGTGCTCCTCCGTAAGCTCTATCCTAAAATCCTCCGAGGAGGCGAAGGGAAATACCATACCGTTCCCCACCTTATTAGACTGAATTGTGTTATTCTAGTGGATTTAAAATGGAGGTGTTAATAGTGAAGATATGCGGCCTAGAGTTGAGAATATATAAGTACTGCTAGCTCCCGTCCCCGCTGCCTTACAGCGGTGTTGGTTAACCAGGATACTCGCTCCAGCCGTCGCCCATCCGTGGGGAGAGAGCTACTATCAGCCTCAGCCAGCCGCTCCAATAGCTAGCAGTTGTTGCGGTGTTCTCGGAAACAGCTATCTCTCGAGGTTAAGTCCTTTAAACCTCAAGTTCTCCAGCTCTCTGCGACCAGAGTTGAGGATGTCAACGTTAGCCACAGCGAAAAGCGCCGGCACCCCCCGCTGGAGCCTGGCAAGGCTTAATACGGGGCCTCCCGAGGCTAGGACGGAGTTTAGGGTGTAGAGCTTGAGGGTCTCCCTGGGCGTGAGGGACTCGCTTTCCCTGCAGAGCCTCGAGCTGCATAAGCCTATCGCGGCCTTGAAAGTCTCAGCGGGGTCGTAAGTCTCTACTGGAGCGTCGGTCGATATCGCGAGCTTTACGCCGGCTTTGAGCATTGAGGCGAAGGGATAGGCTGCATGAAGCATGTCAGCCCCCACCCTGCTCTCCAGCCACCAGTCGCTAACCCTGAACATAGGCTGCACAACAGTCCACACGCGAAGGCTGGCTAGCCTCTCTATCTGGCTGGGCCAGGCTAGGCTAGCGTGCTCTACCCTAAGCATCCCCGGCTCTACACCCCTGGAAACAGCCCTGCTGAAACCCTCCAGGACCTCGTCCAGCGCGGCATCGCCTATAGCGTGAACCGCTGTTGCAAGACCCAGTGAGCTGTTGGATACTGCAGCCTCCTCTATATCACCGCTGGAGAGTAGTTTCAAGCCTCGCCACCCATCACGCTCTCCCGAGATGTAGGGGTTTCTCAGGTAGGCGGTTCGCCCCCCAAGGCTCCCGTCGGCGAAAAGCTTCACCCCCACAACACCCCATTTCACACCCTCCCTTCTAGCCGGCGGATTTACACCGCGCCTCAGATAGCACGCCACCCTAACCTCCAGTGTATCGCCAACCCTAGATAGGGCGAGGACCTCATCCTCGCTGCACGCCATTGAAGAGACCCCAAACACCCCTACCGAGGCTAGCGCTGCGGCCGCGTCCCTAAGGAGCTCCTCGTTATTGAACGTCTTCATGGCTACGGATACTGCGTATGAGACGGCGTCCTCGAGGAGAAGGCCCCTCTCTTTATCGACAAGATTGGGGTAGAGCTTGTCGATCCCCGTCTCCCTGATGAAGGCGGAGTTTGCGACGGCTACATGCCCACAAATCCTAACAGCGAGGGCAGGCTTATCACCTAGATAAGAATCCAAAACCCTCCTATCAAGGCTAGACCCCGGCTGGAACTCCTCCTCGTTCCACCCTCTGCCCACCGCTATGGGCGAACCGGCCGCTGCTAGCCTCTTGGCAACCTCCTCCGGGGAAGCGGCTCCCTTTAGGTTGACTATCCTGAAGCTAGCCCCTAAGGAGCGCATGTGCAGGTGGGCATCGACCAGCGGAGGTAGGAGGACCCCCTCGAGAGACATTTTCTTCCCCACAGAAACCTGGGGTTCACCCCTGCTAACAGTCTCCACACGCCCGTTTTCCACGAGAACATAGTCCCCCATGTAATCACCTTCATGAGAGTAGACCGCGCTTGCCGAGACTATAACAGACCGGGCCATTAATAAGCCTCACCCACTATAGCAATAATTGGTCTACAAAGCTGAATTGTTTCTCCACCCTAGACAGGCCCGTGGATTTGTATGTGATTCCCAGAGGCTAATGCTGGGGACACTGGCCAGGAGCTGGAGTAGAGTCTATGTCACCCGTGGCGAGGATGGAGTTTAATAGACCTCTCAGTATTATCCAGTGAAATTTTTAGGATTATATACATTCTCCTTACCCTACTTTATTAACTATAGAACATTCTATTATAGAAACTTAGAGCAGCATTACCCACTATGTGGGGGTGGGTTTAGTGGAGCCGAAGCAGGCAGCAGGTGCTCTCCTCACCGCTGTCGGAGTGCTGCTGATACTCTATGCTATATACTCGGGTTTTGTGAACGAGACGATAGGGTCTACGGAGAAGTTCTCCGCGGACGCTGCCGCCCTGATACTTGGATGGTTCGCCGTGTTGATAGGCCCTGCTCTCCTCTTCGGCGAGACGCCAGCAGCTGTTAAGAAGGCGGCGGGGAGGTGATTTGCTGTGAGTATGCCTATACTAATCCTGGTAGCTATTATACTGGCGATATATGCTGTGGCCTACCTTTTCTACGGTAGGAATATACTCCAGGAGAAGGTCGTTAGGGCGTCCCCAGAGAGGGAAACACCAGCTATAGCGAAGTTCGACGGGGTAGACTACGTACCCGCCCACAGGTTCGTCCTCTTCGGCCACCATTTCGCCAGCATAGCTATGGCCGGACCTATAGTCGGCCCGGCCATAGCTATGGCCTACGGCTGGCTTCTCCCCCTAGTCTGGGTTCTCTTCGGCAACGTCTTCATGGGGGCCGTCCACGACTACCTATCCCTAATGGCGAGCGTGAGGTACGGGGGCATCTCTATAGTTAGCGTTGGCGAGAATCTGATGGGGAGAAGGGCTAGGTACCTCTTCTTGATATACGTGTTGTTCACGCTGATACTAGTCTACGCTGCCTTCGCAAGCATAGCAGCATCGCTCTTCGCTAGAGACCCGAGGGTTGCAACGCTATCTATACTCTTCATGCCCTTAGCCCTACTGCTAGGCATCATGATGTATAGGATGGGCCTTGGTATGGGGCCGTCAACAGCTATAACAATTGTTCTAGTCGTCGCCGCGTTCATATATTCCTACAACCACGGCGTGGTGATCGGCACCTTCGACCCGAGCCTCCCACCCGGAGAAGGAGGCTGGGTAGCCTATCACAGGTGGGTCATAATACTGGGGCTCTACGCGCTCCTCGCGGCTAGCCTGCCAGTATGGTATCTACTGCAGCCTAGGGACTATCTAAACGCCTACATACTCTGGGCTGGCCTAGGTCTGGCTGCGATAGCAGCCATACTACTCGGAACACAGAGCCTCAAAGGGCCGGCGTACACATCCTTCCAGCCCAACATAATAGCTGGCCAGCCAACACCGTTCTGGCCGGCCATACCGCTCATAATAGCCTGCGGCTCCCTAAGCGGGTTCCACAGCCTAGTTGCCTCGGGCACGACGAGCAAGCAGCTAGCAAGCGAGCTTGACGCCCTCTTCGTAGGCTACGGTGCAATGCTCCTCGAGGGAGCCCTCTCCGGCCTGGCCGTTATAATACCGATATCCTTCGCGTGGAACGCCCCAGAGCTTATACAGAAGGGCGTTATAGAGAACAACATGCTGGAGCTCGCTGCTGTACCGAGATACGCGGTGGGCTACGGCTACACGCTTGCGAAGACGTTCGAGATGTTCGGAGTGGGCTTCGACACGGGATACAGCTTCTTCACCCTGTTCGCAAGCCTCATGCTCTCCATGTACGTCCTCACCACCCTCGACACGGGTACAAGGCTTGCCAGGTTCGCCTGGCAGGAGCTATTCGACTGGCTTGCTAACGTTGATAAGAACCTATACTCCATAATCACCAACAAGTGGGTGGCTAGCCTAGTAGTGGTGATAATAGGCAGCGCTATGGCGTACCCGGTTCTCGAGATAGGCACTGGATACAGGGCAGCATATAACGTAGTCTGGCCTGCCTTCGCCGGAGCAAACCAGATGCTCGCCGCCATAGCCCTACTGACAAGTGCCCTCTGGGTCTACGGCGTGCTAAACGTGAGGGGCGGGACAGGACTGCTGATACTACTGCCTTCCCTATTCCTCTGGGTAACAGTGACTGCGGGACTGGCGTGGTGGCTCCTTGTGGTACTGCCAGTACTGCCTGTTATACAGCAGGTGGGCGCAGGCTCCATGATACTATTCACCCTACTGCTCAGCCTGCTGCTGTTCGCCCTGTTCGTGATCAACTTTAACAGGCTCAGCGGCCAGGCTGCTGCGACGCAGCAGCAGGCATAATTCTTTACCCGCCACTACTCTTTTTCACCCTGCATCAACACACTTTTTAACTAATGGGATGACAAGTCATGCCTGTATCCCTCGTACAGGCTGTCTATAAGCTTTCGGAAGTGCTTAAAGGCATGTTCCACGAGCTGGCAATAACCCTAAGGGCTATGATGTCTGGCCATGCTATTGATACTCTGCAGATGGAGCTTGAGGAGCTTGAAAACGTCTTCGCCACAGTCATAATAGGTAGCCTGGCTGGAATGCCCCTAGCGCCGCTGGGCCTTGCGGTAGAGCTGGCTGCTCATATGGAGGAGGAGATAGCTGTTATGGTTGAGAAACACGCCAAGTATAGAGACGGGTTAGCGGCTTATGCGAGCCTAGGAGGATAGAGAGCCGTGGGCGGTGTTGGTTTAGGAGGGCTGGTGGAGAAGGCCATACCCGCTATCACTGGCAGCGAGGGTCCGCATGTGGTTTTTGTAACTGGCAAAGGGGGTGTGGGGAAAACTACGGTCAGCATACTGTTGGCAACCCTCTTATCGAGGCTAGGCGAGACACTAGTCATCAGCCTAGACCAGGCTAAGCATCTTCAGGAGTATCTAGGGCTGGAGGAGGTTAACAGGGTTTACAACGTTAGAGGGAGCCTATACGCCATGCAGTTCGACACAGGCGGGGATATCGACAAACTCAGCTCCGAGTACATGACGCTGATGAAGCGTATCATGCCGGGCCTGAAGGTTCTAAACCTAGAAAGCACTGTGGAGATAGTCAAGAACGCGCCAGGCCTAGAAGAGGAGGTGTATCTCAGGAAAGTACTGGAGCTCTACAGCGACACGAGGTTTAGGTATGTGGTTGTAGACACGCCTCCAACCGGGCTGACGCTCAGGATACTTGGTCTACCCAGGCTCTACACATTCTGGATCGAGAGCCTGATAGGGATCAGGGAGAGGATAGTCAGTTTAAGGTATGTCATAGCGAGGAGCATAGGGCGGGAGCCGGAGGTGGACGATCCTGTGCTCGACAGGCTGAGAGAGTTGAAAGAGAGGTATTCAAGGCTATCGAGGGATCTGGGTAACAGGGAGAGGACCTCGTTCGCCATAGTCGCGACTCCAGAGCCGCTCCCCGTCTACGAGGCCCGCAAGACGGTGGAGTTCCTCGAGAGCATGGGTGCTAAGCCGTCCATAATAGTCGTCAACAGGATACTCCCCGCTGACATAGCCTCGCGCCTAGGCGTCCAAGAGATCCAGTCTAAAGCTTTAAACGAGATTAGGTCTGGAGTGTGTAGGAAGCCCTGCGTGCTTGTAGAAATACCCATGGTGGAGACTGTGCCAAGCTCCCTCGAGGCTGTGGTAAACCTGGTGGAGAGGTCGAAGGGCGCCGTGCTCGAATAAGGTAGTGCATACAAGTCTACAGTTTCTTCTCAATCGCCTCGGCCAGCAGCTTCTCCAGCTCGGCCGCGGAAAGCCTTCCCTCCACTCTCATGCTTGCATAGCTACCTCTCCCCCCTCCGCGGCCTCTAACCCTCTCTAAAACCGATTTTACCACCGCACCCAGGTCGACTTTCTCCGCGGCCGTAGAGCCCGCAGCCATCTCGACCTGAGTGTAGCCTTCACCCTCTATAACGAGAGCTGCTATGAGGTCCTCATGCCTTGAGGTCAGCTTCCTAAGTATATCCTGGACAGTCCTTCTGTCCCTCTCGATCGACTCCACGGCAAGTATCTTAACCCCCTGGACCTCTTTGGCTCTGGATGCATACGCCTCTTCAACCATCTTAACCCAATACTCCCTATACCTCTTGAGGTCCGCCCTAGCCTCCTCGAGGCTGGCTAAGAGCCCCCTAACTCTAGCCTCCTCCTGCCCCCGGGATGCTTTTACGGCGTCTCCAATGCGGGCTAGCCTCTCCTCCAGCTCCCGCGCGTACATAGCAACCCTATCACCAGCCACATACTCTAGCCTGACGACGCCGTCCTGTATTCTAGAGTGGGATACGATCTTGAAACCTCCTATCTCCCCAGTGTTTCTGACGTGCGTTCCAAAACAGGCCTCTACATCCCAGTCCTCCACGAAAACCAGTCTAAGCTTCTTCTCCATGGGAACCCCGCCCTGGTATATCGTGAACCCGTACCTCTCCTCCGCGACGTTCTTATCCACAAGCTCCTCCCAAACTCTGCGCCTCTCCCTTATAACCTGGTTCACAACGTTCTCCAGCTTCTCTATGTCAACCCGTGTCAGAGGTTTGTGGT comes from the Aeropyrum camini SY1 = JCM 12091 genome and includes:
- a CDS encoding ABC transporter ATP-binding protein, yielding MLRAAIRGAGYTQGKVVLRNVEVSVEKGEVIMIAGPSGSGKTTFFLASTGVLTNLLQGWVEGSVSLGGVNPLSPSGFNEVPRLVGVVLQDPEKQVAMPTPYDEVAFTLENLGFGDIEERTMKMLREVGLSGKEFHSIEDLSGGEKRRVTIAAAIAHDPDYLLLDEPTASLDPWAIASVRGFVAEMKNRGKHVVVIEHKARYFLDLVDRVIVIRDGSMAYESPGTGADVKLLEKLGVDAGEPSVAEGRSVCEEPIASARRLVAGYRGGYTVEVPEFEACRGEVVAIVGPNGSGKTTLLKTLAGLLKPIEGRVSVKGRSFYVPQVPDYVFVAPTLEREVAEARVRGGGDPERLLSRFSWYRALKNSSPYSLSHGQRRIVGLAVALAYRPKLALLDEPTTGLDKSAYESVRSAMLELSTDSAVVVATHDVRLVADTADRVYMVREGIVSEVDKRRAVEAMEEAWRHWG
- a CDS encoding energy-coupling factor transporter transmembrane component T, whose translation is MARLKPRPWALFIYGVLVTVIAIVGSGRELLATFLITGVPGFLLGLARYRFLVLLIPLTVIGTFLNALAIYYTGLAREPGEVVAKIWVVEIPQFAVETTAVIALRVFSFAGAGLLLVSLVSPRDALRSLTEELGLPKGLAFSLAFALRLFPLIRRDLSEVMAVRRLRGYRTIPISPGDYMSIIAPLLNVSLERAVWVGISAELRGFRLRRVKRRLVLGLPEAVLAVLLAVQAAALFVL
- a CDS encoding MBL fold metallo-hydrolase → MKIIDTTPDPFSGKMGSYILVSPDGEAAMIDSGPKTSWSRVGEEIRSMGVRLKYVILTHIHLDHASAAGSIVRSLETVEAVFVHPRGARHMADPERLWQASKQFLGDYADFFGKPEPVPENKIVVPGDGEVLELFEGVRLHVIYTPGHASHHMSFYLPEGNIMFTGDSAGVSLQDDDGTLIEFPTTPPPFKPVEYVNSLEAMARFRPERLAFAHYGVRGEGMEYLRWHREDIIRWIREAVEYVSRGGGDAEELMRLLADKLENAGKAYRAKNPIISEFMYRGTILGLLDTAIRGEWKRLHF
- a CDS encoding acyl-CoA dehydrogenase family protein, with translation MVFPFASSEDFRIELTEEHELFRKSIREFVESKVLPRWREIKETNRIPEEILKEAAELGIFGVGIPEEYGGQGGGHLMTALLTEEIARAVPALGVTIGVNHLFAVPILLFGTEDQKRKYVTPIAQGKARGAHANTEPTGGSDVAGIRSTARKVNDHYVINGRKVFISGAKDADYLVVSARTSPPREDKRWWGISVFIVEKDMPGLKIGQQFKVLGMRGEQPYEVILEDVKVPAENLVGNENEGFKVIVSTYDYTRIGIAAQAVGIAQATFEKALNYALQREVFGQPLIQFQMIIDKLANMYMKLEAARLLTYWAATLADKGKREFIVAASLAKAFATEAAEWIARQAIQIHGGYGVDPETGVERYLRDAIITTIYEGTNEIQRLTIVRQLVRQAFGLKF
- a CDS encoding amidohydrolase, coding for MARSVIVSASAVYSHEGDYMGDYVLVENGRVETVSRGEPQVSVGKKMSLEGVLLPPLVDAHLHMRSLGASFRIVNLKGAASPEEVAKRLAAAGSPIAVGRGWNEEEFQPGSSLDRRVLDSYLGDKPALAVRICGHVAVANSAFIRETGIDKLYPNLVDKERGLLLEDAVSYAVSVAMKTFNNEELLRDAAAALASVGVFGVSSMACSEDEVLALSRVGDTLEVRVACYLRRGVNPPARREGVKWGVVGVKLFADGSLGGRTAYLRNPYISGERDGWRGLKLLSSGDIEEAAVSNSSLGLATAVHAIGDAALDEVLEGFSRAVSRGVEPGMLRVEHASLAWPSQIERLASLRVWTVVQPMFRVSDWWLESRVGADMLHAAYPFASMLKAGVKLAISTDAPVETYDPAETFKAAIGLCSSRLCRESESLTPRETLKLYTLNSVLASGGPVLSLARLQRGVPALFAVANVDILNSGRRELENLRFKGLNLER
- a CDS encoding carbon starvation protein A, with the translated sequence MPILILVAIILAIYAVAYLFYGRNILQEKVVRASPERETPAIAKFDGVDYVPAHRFVLFGHHFASIAMAGPIVGPAIAMAYGWLLPLVWVLFGNVFMGAVHDYLSLMASVRYGGISIVSVGENLMGRRARYLFLIYVLFTLILVYAAFASIAASLFARDPRVATLSILFMPLALLLGIMMYRMGLGMGPSTAITIVLVVAAFIYSYNHGVVIGTFDPSLPPGEGGWVAYHRWVIILGLYALLAASLPVWYLLQPRDYLNAYILWAGLGLAAIAAILLGTQSLKGPAYTSFQPNIIAGQPTPFWPAIPLIIACGSLSGFHSLVASGTTSKQLASELDALFVGYGAMLLEGALSGLAVIIPISFAWNAPELIQKGVIENNMLELAAVPRYAVGYGYTLAKTFEMFGVGFDTGYSFFTLFASLMLSMYVLTTLDTGTRLARFAWQELFDWLANVDKNLYSIITNKWVASLVVVIIGSAMAYPVLEIGTGYRAAYNVVWPAFAGANQMLAAIALLTSALWVYGVLNVRGGTGLLILLPSLFLWVTVTAGLAWWLLVVLPVLPVIQQVGAGSMILFTLLLSLLLFALFVINFNRLSGQAAATQQQA
- a CDS encoding ArsA family ATPase encodes the protein MGGVGLGGLVEKAIPAITGSEGPHVVFVTGKGGVGKTTVSILLATLLSRLGETLVISLDQAKHLQEYLGLEEVNRVYNVRGSLYAMQFDTGGDIDKLSSEYMTLMKRIMPGLKVLNLESTVEIVKNAPGLEEEVYLRKVLELYSDTRFRYVVVDTPPTGLTLRILGLPRLYTFWIESLIGIRERIVSLRYVIARSIGREPEVDDPVLDRLRELKERYSRLSRDLGNRERTSFAIVATPEPLPVYEARKTVEFLESMGAKPSIIVVNRILPADIASRLGVQEIQSKALNEIRSGVCRKPCVLVEIPMVETVPSSLEAVVNLVERSKGAVLE